The sequence below is a genomic window from Actinokineospora baliensis.
TCCATGGGGGCGGTGTGCAGCAACGCTGCCGCGCCTCTATGGGTCAAGAGCACACCTCTTAGAGCGCACGCGTAGTCCTCGATCCGGCGGCGCCAGGTGCGGCGGCCGGTGAGCAGGTCTGGGTCTGCCATTGCCAAGAAGCGGTCGACGAGCGCGCGTTCCATGGCGGCTCGGTCCGGCAGGTAGGTGTACAGCGTGTTCGGCCGGACCCCGAGGCGGGCGGCGACTCCTCTGATGGACGGGGCTTCGCCGTCGAAGAGGGCGAGGGCGGCGTCGACTATCTGGTCGGCGGAGAGGCTGCGTTTGGGTCCGGGTCGGGTCTTCTCTTCCACACCGCATCACTGTACAGTGCACAATATTGCACACCGTACAGAGATAGGAACCCCGATGCTCCTCCCCCTCTTGCTCGTCGCGGGCGCGGTCGGCGCCAACGTGGCCTTCATCGGCCTTGGCATGGTCTTCGACTACCCGGACGTCCTCGCGAAGCCGCCACAAGAGGCGCTGGACGCCTTCCACCAGAACCAGGTGGCAGTGTCCGTGCTGTTCTTACTGCTAGCCGCCAGCGCAGCCCTGCTCATCCCCATCTCTAAGAAGATGAACAAGCCCGACCTCATCGCTCTAGGCACAGCAGCGGCTCTAGTGCAGGTCATCGGACTTATGCGATGGCCGCTGATCGTGCCCTTCATCGACGACCCCGGCACGTTCAAGACACTGTCCACTGTGCTCGGTACCGTCATCGGCGAAACCCTCGGCTACGCGCTGACCGCCATCTGGACCGTCCGCGTCGCCCACTACTACGGCCTCAAGTTCCTCGCGTACCCCACCGCAGGCCTTGTCGCGCTCGGTGTCCTGATCCCGTTGGGCGTCCCCGGCACGGACATGGCCAACTTCATCGGGTACGTCCTCTACACGGTCTGGCTCATCGTGCTCGCGATCAGCGTGCGCCCAAGGTCCACCGAGAACCCCCTAGACTCGACCCCATGGGCGGCACGACAGAGTTGACCGACGTCACTCGGGACGAGGCGTCGCTGCGGCGGTTCCTGCACGGCTTGCCCGGTGTCGACGCAGTAGGACTTGAGCAGCGTAGTGCCGGTTTGGCCACGCGCAGCATCAAGAAGGCCAGCAAGCTGTGGGCCATAGACACCGCGATCAGCATGGTCGACCTGACCACGCTGGAGGGCGCGGACACCCCGGGCAAGGTCCGCTCCCTGTGCGCCAAGGCCCGCAGACCCGAAGAGGGCGTTCCCCCGGTCGCCGCGGTCTGCGTCTACCCCGACCTCGTCGCGACCGCGAAGGAGGCGCTGGGCGGCAGCGGCGTCAACATCGCCAGCGTCGCCACGGCCTTCCCGTCCGGCCGCTCCACCCTCAAGGTCAAGCTGATCGACACCGAGTTCGCCGTCGAGTCCGGCGCGACCGAGGTGGACATGGTGATCGACCGGGGCGCGTTCCTCGCGGGCCGCTACGGGCAGGTGTTCGACGAGATCCGCACCATCAAGGCGGCCTGCGGCGAAGCCCACCTGAAGGTCATCCTGGAGACCGGCGAGCTGGCCACCTACGACAACGTGCGCCGCGCGTCCTGGCTGGCCCTGCTGGCGGGCGGCGACTTCATCAAGACCTCCACCGGCAAGGTGTCCCCCGCGGCGACCCTGCCGGTCACCAACCTCATGCTCCAGGCCGTGCGCGACTGGCACGACCGCACCGGCGAGCACCGGGGCGTCAAGCCCGCGGGCGGCATCCGCACCACCAAGGACGCCATCCGCCACCTGGTCGCCGTGCACGAGGTCGCCGGCGCCGACTGGCTCACCCCCCGGCTGTTCCGCTTCGGCGCCTCCAGCCTGCTCAACGACCTGCTGATGCAGCGCCGCACCCAGCTCGACGGCCACTACAGCGGCCCCGACTACGTCACGGTGGACTAGATGAACTGGGAATACGCGCCTGCGCCCGAGTCGCGGGCGATCGCCAACCTCAAGCCGAGCTACCGGATGTTCGTCGACGGCGAGTTCGTCGAGGGGGCCGGTGAGCCGCTCAAGTCGGTCAACCCGGCCACCGAGGAGGTGCTGGCCGAGGTCAGCACCGCGAGCGCGGCCGACGTCGACCGCGCGGTCAAGGCTGCGCGGCGGGCGCACGACAAGACCTGGGGCCGGATGCCCGGTGCCGAGCGGGCTAAGTACATCTTCCGGATCGCCAGGATGGTCGCCGAGCGGGCGCGCGAGCTGGCGGTGCTGGAGTCGCTCGACAACGGCAAGCCGATCAAGGAGTCCCGCGACACCGACGTCCCGACGGCTGCAGCGCACTTCTTCTACCACGCGGGCTGGGCCGACAAGCTGGACTACGCGGGCTACGGCCCCGACCCGCGCTCGCTGGGGGTGGCGGGCCAGGTGATCCCGTGGAACTTCCCGCTGCTGATGGCGGCGTGGAAGATCGCACCGGCGCTGGCCTGCGGGAACACCGTGGTGCTCAAGCCTGCCGAGACGACCCCGCTGACCGCGCTGGTGCTCGCCGAGATCATCCAGCAGGCCGAGTTGCCGCCCGGGGTGGTCAACATCCTGCCCGGCGCCGGGGACGTGGGCGCGGAGCTGGTGAACCACGCAGGCGTGGACAAGGTGGCGTTCACCGGGTCGACCGAGGTCGGCAAGGTCATCCAGGCCGCGCTGGCGGGTACCGGCAAGAAGCTGACCCTGGAGCTGGGCGGCAAGGCGGCCAACATCGTCTTCGACGACGCCCCGCTGGACCAAGCGGTGGAGGGGATCGTCAACGGGATCTTCTTCAACCAGGGCCACGTGTGCTGCGCGGGGTCGCGGTTGCTGGTGCAGGAGTCGATCGCCGAGGAGCTGCTGGCCAAGCTGCACGCCAGGGTCACCACCCTGCGCGTGGGCGATCCGCTGGACAAGAACACCGACGTCGGCGCGATCAACTCCCGCGAGCAGCTGACCAAGATCACCGAGCTGGTGGCGTCCGGGGACCAGGAGGGCGCGCAGCGCTGGACCAGCCCGTGCCCGCTGCCGGACAAGGGCTTCTACTTCGCGCCGACGGTGTTCGCCAATGTCACCCAGTCCATGCGCATCGCCAGGGAAGAGATCTTCGGCCCGGTGCTGTCCGTGCTGACCTTCCGCACCCCCGACGAGGCGCTGGCGAAGGCCAACAACACCCCTTACGGCCTGTCCGCGGGCGTGTGGACCGAGAAGGGCTCACGCATCCTGTGGATGGCCGACCGGCTGCGCGCGGGCGTGGTGTGGGCCAACACGTTCAACCGCTTCGACCCGACCGCGCCGTTCGGCGGCTACCAGGAGTCGGGCTTCGGCCGCGAGGGCGGCCGGGCCGGGCTGGAGGCGTACCTCGATGTCTGACCGCGTGACGGTGTCCAAGACCTACAAGCTCTACCTGGGCGGGGCGTTCCCGCGCTCGGAGTCCGGCCGGACATACCCGGTCATCGACCACAAGGGCCGCTTCCTGGCCAACGCGGCGCAGGCGTCGCGTAAGGACCTGCGCGAGGCCGTAGTGGCCGCGCGCGGGGCGTTTGGCAAGTGGTCCGGGGCGACGGCCTACAACCGGGGCCAGGTGCTCTACCGGGTCGCCGAGGTGCTCGAGGGCAGGCGGGAGCAGTTCGCCGAGGAGGTCGCCGCGGGCGAGGGAGTGCCCGCGCGGCGGGCCCAAGCGCTGGTGGACGCGGCGGTGGACCGCTGGGTCTGGTACGCCGGGTGGACCGACAAGATCGCGACCGTGCTGGGTGCGGCGAACCCGGTCGCCGGGCCGTACTTCTCGTTCTCGGTGCCGGAACCGACCGGGGTGGTCGGGGTGCTCGCGCCGCAGAAGTCCTCCCTGCTGGGGTTGGTGAGCGTGCTGGCCCCGGTGCTGGCCGTCGGCGCGACCGCGGTCGTGGTGACCAGCCAGGACCGGCCGCTGCCCGCGATCACCCTCTCGGAGGTGCTGGCGACCTCGGACGTGCCCGGTGGCGTGGTGAACCTGCTGACCGGGCACACCGCGGAGCTGGCCCCGTGGCTGGCCTCGCACGCCGACGTCAACGCCCTCGACCTCACCGGCGCGCCCGCCGAGCTGCGGACCGACCTGGAGAAGGCGGCCGCGGGCACGGTGAAGCGGGTGCCGAGGGTGCAGGCGACCGAGCCGGACTGGACCGAGCGGCCCGACGTCAAGCGGCTGCGGGCCTGGGTGGAGACCAAAACCGTGTGGCATCCCACGGGGGTCTAGTCCTGGTTGGGATGCCCCTGTCCTGTTTGCCGCGAGCACCCCGCGTGCCATCCCACGGGGGTCTAGTCCTGGTTGGGATGCCCCTGTCCTGTTTGCCGCGAGCACCCCGCGTGCCATCGTGGTACCCGCGATCATTGGTCTGGACCTTTGTCCGGGTGAGCGAGGGGATCGGGACATGCGCGGGAGCACCGTCTTACCCGGCACGCCGTGCAGGCAGCCACGCGCGGGCGAACTGCCCATGCACCGCCTGGAGATCTCCGCGCCGACCGCGCTGCCGTTCGTGGTCGGCACCTTCGAGCAGGTCGGCCCGCTGTCGCAGGCGACGTTCCCGCACCGGCACACGTTCTACGAGATCGTGCACGTCACCGGCGGTACCGGCACCCACGTGCTGGACCTGCAGCGGTTGCCGCTGCGCCCGCCGCACCTGTGCGTGATCACCCCCGGTCAGGTGCACCACTGGGAGGACCTGCGCGACCTGCGCGGGTCGGTGGTCCTGTTCACCGACGACTTCCTGCTCGACCACCCCGCCGACCGCGACCGGCTGCGCAGGCTCGGCGAGCGGCCGTGGACGACGCTGAGCGACGAGGAGGACGCGGGCACCACCCGGCTGCTGGCGGAACTGGCCGCGGAGTTCCAGCATGCCGCCGAGGACAGCCACTCGGTGCTGCGGGCCCTGCTGCACGTGCTGGTCGTGCGCGCGGGCAGGCTCCCGCTGACCCCTGGCGCCGCGCCGCAGGTCCCGCCGAGGGCCGGGTCGGTCGCCGACGAGTTCAGCAGGCTGAGCAGCCGGGTCGACCTGGACCTGTGGTCGGTGCGGGCCTACGCCGAGCACATCGGCGTCACCCCCGGCTACCTCACCGAGGCGGTGAAGGCCGCGACCGGCCGCACCCCGTCGGAGTTGGTCAGGCAGTCGCGCGCCGCGGAGGCCAAACGGCTGCTGGCGCGCACCGACCTGACCGTGCGGCAGGTCGGTGCGCGGATCGGTTTCGCCGACGCGGCGTATTTTTGTCGGTTTTTCCGCCGCGAGGCCGGGGTCAGCCCCGGCGATTTCCGCAGGCGCGGCGAGTCGGCGAATGGAGCAGACGGTGAATGACGAACGTGTGAATGGCCCCAACAGTGGTAACAGGCACCCTGAGATTCACCACGTCCGGCCGAGTGAGTCCATCGTCGCCACCGATTCCCGAACGTAGGTTCGTGTTCATTCCCCGGCGCCCCCCACCAAAAGGAGCTAGGCATGGACGCGCCCCTGCACGGCGACGACGGCACCAACGAGGTACAGCCACCGGCTGACAAGGGCATCAGCCGCAAGGCGGTGCTGCGCGCGGCGCTGGCCGCCGGTGTGGCCGCCCCGATCGCGCTGGTCGGTGTTCCCGCGCTCGCCCGCACCAAGGCCGAAGAGGCCGCGAACGGCACCCTGCTCGAACTGACCCCCGACTGCAGCGACGGCGACGCGCCGACCATCGCGCAGACCGAGGGCCCGTACTTCAAGCCGGGTTCGCCGCAGCGCACCTCGCTGATCGAGCCGGGCTACCCCGGCACCCCGCTGACCGTCACCGGCTACGTGTTCGGCCGCAACTGCCAGCCGCTGGCCAACGTGCTGCTGGACTTCTGGCAGGCCGACAACGGTGGCAACTACGACAACACCACCTACCGCTTCCGCGGCCACCAGTACACCGACGCGACCGGCAAGTACACCCTCACCACGATCGTGCCCGGCCTCTACCCCGGCCGCACCCGGCACATCCACATGAAGGTGCAGAACCCCGGCGGCCGCATCCTCACCACGCAGACGTACTTCCCCGGTGAGCCGCGCAACAACACCGACACCATCTACGACCCGCGGCTGCTGATGAACGTCCGCACCGTGGGCAACGGCAAGGAGGCGTCGTTCGACTTCGTCCTCAACGTCACCGGGCCGACCACCACCACCCGCCCCACCACGACGACCACCCGCCCGACCAACTCGACGACCACCAACCCGACGACCACCACGACCACCGGGTCCCCCGGCGGCACGTGGGCCGCGGGCACCAACTACGCGGCGGGCGCCAAGGTCACCTACGGCGGCGTGAGCTACACCTGCCTGCAGGGCCACCAGGCCCAGCCCGGCTGGGAGCCGCCGAACGTGCCCGCCCTGTGGCGCGTCGGCTAGTCCCGTTCCACCGGCCTCGGTAGCCCTGTGCCGAGGAACCCGTGCCCCGGCGGTCCACACCGCCGGGGCACCGGCACATCTACACCGCTCGGGGCACCGGCACGTCTAGGCCCTGCCGACCAGCGCGACCGCGAACTGGTCGGCCAGCGTGTCGAGTTCGCCCACCATCGCCGCCACGCACCCCACCAGGTACCGCTCGCGGTCGAGCCTGCCGAAGTCGACCCGCCATCCGGCGAAGAGGGCCAACTGCCGGAAAAAGGCTCTTTGAGTCCGGCCATTGCCTTCGCGGAACGGGTGGACGACGTTGATTTCGGCGAAGAAGTAGGTGAACCGCGCCAGGAAGTCCGGCAGTTCCAGACCACCGAGAAACCGCTCCGCGCGGAGCTTGCCGAACAAGTCGTCCAACGCGGGTTCGACGTGCCGCCAGTGCGCGAAAGGGGACCCGCCCCTGGCCAGGTCGACGCGCCGGGGTTGCCCGGCCCACGCGTAGACGTCGCCGAAGAGGTGCCGGTGGAAGGCGCGCAGGTGGTCGGTGTCGTAGCCACCCGGCAGCGGGAAGCGCTTGAGTTCCTCATCGCGCAGGAAGGCCAGGTCGCGCTCGGCTTCAGCGAGGACGGCGGCGTCGGTGAGGTCGTGGATGTTGCGCAGGACCCCGGTGGCGGGGTCGACGTACGGGTCGGTCACGTGCGCGGCCCACTGGGGCGCGGCGGGGATAACACCCGGGGTTCTTCCTTGTGCTTCGGGCTGGGTCAGGCGGTCTTGAGCAGCTGGCGCAACCGCCGTTGCACGGCGTCGTCGGTGGTGATGGCCCCGCTGGCGACCTCGGCGCAGGCCGCGACCGCGCTGTCGGAGACCTCCAGCCCCTCCAGGTGCGCGCTGGCCTTGGCCTCGGCGACCGCGGTGGCCGGGTCGGTGATCATCCTGCCGAAGAAGCGGGCCATCACCGCCTCCGACACCCTGGCCGAGCTCGGCGCCGAGTCCGGCAGGTCGCCCCGCGCCGAGCGCCAGGGCTCCTCTTCGTGGGTCATCGCGCTGAGCTGGTGGCGGTCGAAGCAGCCGTAGCGGTCGACGACGGTGGCGACGAGGTCGGCGTCGGCCGCGCTGAGCCTGCCGCCGTCACCGCCGGGCCAGCCCTCGACCTCCCTGGTCCCCTCGTGCCGGTGGTACACCTCCGGCACCACGGGTCCCGCGGTCCATGCCTCGATGCGGTTGGGGAACAGCGGTTCGCCGGTGCGACCCAGGTGCCAGCCCTGGGTGTAGTAGAGCAGCTTCTGCAGCTTCATCGGCGACTCCGGACCGGTCCGGTCCAGGATGGCGGCCACCACGTCGTGCACAGACGCCACGCCATGCTCCTCAGCTCGGTGTTCGCCTCCCATCATACCGCCTGCGACCCCCGTCACCCCGGGTTGTGGACAACTCCGCCCGCCCGGTCGCGGGGTTGTCCTAACCTGGTCCGGCAGTCAGGGGAGCCGATCGCGTCCGGTGTACGTCCAAGCGGTCGCGGCGGGAGAGGGGAGAGCCATGGGCGGGGAGTCCGACGCGGGCGAGCGGGTGGTGACCTCGGGGTACCGGGGTGAGGAAGACGCCTTCCAGGCCTACACGACCGGGGTCCGGCCGCTGGCCGAGCAGCTGCGCGAGTCGGCGGAGCGCGGCCTGGCCGGGCCGGGTGCCTTCGACGAGCACGCCTTCTCCAAGATCGGCAGCGAGGTCGGCCTGGCGCACGCGCTGCGCACGGCCACCCAGCGCCAGCTCGACGGCGCCCGCGGCCTCGCCGACAGCCTCGGCGGCACCGTGGACGCG
It includes:
- a CDS encoding dioxygenase family protein, whose protein sequence is MDAPLHGDDGTNEVQPPADKGISRKAVLRAALAAGVAAPIALVGVPALARTKAEEAANGTLLELTPDCSDGDAPTIAQTEGPYFKPGSPQRTSLIEPGYPGTPLTVTGYVFGRNCQPLANVLLDFWQADNGGNYDNTTYRFRGHQYTDATGKYTLTTIVPGLYPGRTRHIHMKVQNPGGRILTTQTYFPGEPRNNTDTIYDPRLLMNVRTVGNGKEASFDFVLNVTGPTTTTRPTTTTTRPTNSTTTNPTTTTTTGSPGGTWAAGTNYAAGAKVTYGGVSYTCLQGHQAQPGWEPPNVPALWRVG
- a CDS encoding type II toxin-antitoxin system antitoxin SocA domain-containing protein, which gives rise to MASVHDVVAAILDRTGPESPMKLQKLLYYTQGWHLGRTGEPLFPNRIEAWTAGPVVPEVYHRHEGTREVEGWPGGDGGRLSAADADLVATVVDRYGCFDRHQLSAMTHEEEPWRSARGDLPDSAPSSARVSEAVMARFFGRMITDPATAVAEAKASAHLEGLEVSDSAVAACAEVASGAITTDDAVQRRLRQLLKTA
- a CDS encoding Fic/DOC family protein, whose amino-acid sequence is MTDPYVDPATGVLRNIHDLTDAAVLAEAERDLAFLRDEELKRFPLPGGYDTDHLRAFHRHLFGDVYAWAGQPRRVDLARGGSPFAHWRHVEPALDDLFGKLRAERFLGGLELPDFLARFTYFFAEINVVHPFREGNGRTQRAFFRQLALFAGWRVDFGRLDRERYLVGCVAAMVGELDTLADQFAVALVGRA
- a CDS encoding DUF4386 domain-containing protein encodes the protein MLLPLLLVAGAVGANVAFIGLGMVFDYPDVLAKPPQEALDAFHQNQVAVSVLFLLLAASAALLIPISKKMNKPDLIALGTAAALVQVIGLMRWPLIVPFIDDPGTFKTLSTVLGTVIGETLGYALTAIWTVRVAHYYGLKFLAYPTAGLVALGVLIPLGVPGTDMANFIGYVLYTVWLIVLAISVRPRSTENPLDSTPWAARQS
- a CDS encoding aldehyde dehydrogenase family protein; translation: MNWEYAPAPESRAIANLKPSYRMFVDGEFVEGAGEPLKSVNPATEEVLAEVSTASAADVDRAVKAARRAHDKTWGRMPGAERAKYIFRIARMVAERARELAVLESLDNGKPIKESRDTDVPTAAAHFFYHAGWADKLDYAGYGPDPRSLGVAGQVIPWNFPLLMAAWKIAPALACGNTVVLKPAETTPLTALVLAEIIQQAELPPGVVNILPGAGDVGAELVNHAGVDKVAFTGSTEVGKVIQAALAGTGKKLTLELGGKAANIVFDDAPLDQAVEGIVNGIFFNQGHVCCAGSRLLVQESIAEELLAKLHARVTTLRVGDPLDKNTDVGAINSREQLTKITELVASGDQEGAQRWTSPCPLPDKGFYFAPTVFANVTQSMRIAREEIFGPVLSVLTFRTPDEALAKANNTPYGLSAGVWTEKGSRILWMADRLRAGVVWANTFNRFDPTAPFGGYQESGFGREGGRAGLEAYLDV
- the deoC gene encoding deoxyribose-phosphate aldolase, encoding MGGTTELTDVTRDEASLRRFLHGLPGVDAVGLEQRSAGLATRSIKKASKLWAIDTAISMVDLTTLEGADTPGKVRSLCAKARRPEEGVPPVAAVCVYPDLVATAKEALGGSGVNIASVATAFPSGRSTLKVKLIDTEFAVESGATEVDMVIDRGAFLAGRYGQVFDEIRTIKAACGEAHLKVILETGELATYDNVRRASWLALLAGGDFIKTSTGKVSPAATLPVTNLMLQAVRDWHDRTGEHRGVKPAGGIRTTKDAIRHLVAVHEVAGADWLTPRLFRFGASSLLNDLLMQRRTQLDGHYSGPDYVTVD
- a CDS encoding TetR/AcrR family transcriptional regulator, translated to MEEKTRPGPKRSLSADQIVDAALALFDGEAPSIRGVAARLGVRPNTLYTYLPDRAAMERALVDRFLAMADPDLLTGRRTWRRRIEDYACALRGVLLTHRGAAALLHTAPMDGPTSALVGERLLAIFTGAGLTPTQAARSTYAVIVHVLGSATLTAADLNGHPEADIVAARLAVTIDPEVLPLTAQTWPVVATWNTEEQFRWSLRTLLNGCVGTG
- a CDS encoding aldehyde dehydrogenase family protein; the encoded protein is MSDRVTVSKTYKLYLGGAFPRSESGRTYPVIDHKGRFLANAAQASRKDLREAVVAARGAFGKWSGATAYNRGQVLYRVAEVLEGRREQFAEEVAAGEGVPARRAQALVDAAVDRWVWYAGWTDKIATVLGAANPVAGPYFSFSVPEPTGVVGVLAPQKSSLLGLVSVLAPVLAVGATAVVVTSQDRPLPAITLSEVLATSDVPGGVVNLLTGHTAELAPWLASHADVNALDLTGAPAELRTDLEKAAAGTVKRVPRVQATEPDWTERPDVKRLRAWVETKTVWHPTGV
- a CDS encoding helix-turn-helix transcriptional regulator, which codes for MRGSTVLPGTPCRQPRAGELPMHRLEISAPTALPFVVGTFEQVGPLSQATFPHRHTFYEIVHVTGGTGTHVLDLQRLPLRPPHLCVITPGQVHHWEDLRDLRGSVVLFTDDFLLDHPADRDRLRRLGERPWTTLSDEEDAGTTRLLAELAAEFQHAAEDSHSVLRALLHVLVVRAGRLPLTPGAAPQVPPRAGSVADEFSRLSSRVDLDLWSVRAYAEHIGVTPGYLTEAVKAATGRTPSELVRQSRAAEAKRLLARTDLTVRQVGARIGFADAAYFCRFFRREAGVSPGDFRRRGESANGADGE